The genome window TACTGAGCGCTACGACCTTTCTTCGTTCGCCAGCTCGGGAGACACCAGCTTCAAAATCGATACATTCAACGCATCCCAAGATGACAACATCTTCCTAGCTGCCTTCCATGTATCAGGAGAAGCAGGCATCAATGAACCACCGCCCAATGGCGACCCAGTCGACGTGCCGGAGCCCGCTGGGTTCCTGTTGCTGTTGACAGGGCTAGCAGGATTCGGCGCACGTAGGATTTTGCGTGCCTGAACAAATTGTCCAATACTGAAAGAAGTCAGACCAGCGGGCGCTGCCAGCGCTCCCTGGTCTGAAGCCCCCCACACGATTAAACTGTGGTGACTGCATTATGACACGCGGATCTGGACTCATTGCATCATTACTCTTAGCCTTGGCATCACTCTCTGTGCATGCTGTACCGATCGAAGGTCTGCTCGATCAGCCAACCGAGAAATATGCCTCGGGCCTTGAGGCCCTCAAGCAGGATCAGTTCGACGTCGCCGAGTCACTAGGTACCAACTACGTGTTGAACAACCCCCGGGACGGCAGAGCCCATCTTATTCTGCTGCTTTCGTGGTATGGGCAGGAACGCCATGGCAAGATCGAGAACCACCTGCGAGAGCTGGATGCACGGCTCCCGGATGTTTCCCCAAGCATCAGGACCAGCTTGGGAACCCTTTATCTAAGGAACCGAGACCTGACCCGCGCCATAGACTGCCTCATCGACATTCCCGAGCAGTCTAGATCCTCAGTCGCATGGTCGACAATCGGAGAGACTTACCTTCAATTAGGAGAGATCAACAACGCAGAGGCGGCCTATCGGCAAGCGCTGAAGAAGGACGAAGGTGTCGGCGAAACCCCGGCACTGGGCCTTGCGAGGGTTCTGATGATGAAGGGCGAGTTCAAGCAGGCCCTTGTTCCACTTCGGCGTGTGCTTATGTCCGCACCCAGGCACGATCCCACCCTTATCATGGCCGCGACACTTCACCTCCGACTAAATCAACCGGTTCAGGCAGCCGATATCGTCAAGACTCTCAAACAGCAGAGACCCCATGTAGCTGCTGTCATTTCTCTGATTGCATTGACTGACTTTGCCAACGAAAATTATTCCCAAGCTAGGTCCTGGTTTCAAGAGCTGGACGCGCGCCCTGCGTGGAAGGACCTATCGGTTGCAGGCAGAGCACTTACTCATATTCAGGAAGGCAAAACATCGGCAGCCAGAACCATCCTCGATGGCGAATCGTTCGACTCCCAGGTACTGACCGCCATGCTGAAGGCCGCTTTTTCGCAACGCGGGAATGCCAATGCCATCAGCGGACATTTACGTCAAATGGCCCCCATTTGGGTGGATGCAAAACGGGAAGAGTTCGATTTGTCCACTGCCCTCGGGGACTCAACAGCGACCATGGGCGCTGTCAACCAGAGCTTGGTCACAGCCGCCATACGACACTTATACCTGAGTCAGGGATTCCCTGAATTGGCCACAATCCTTCCCCACGATGCAGCCCAGCCTCATGATTCCCTAATAGAGGGGCTGATAGCCTCCCGGGCACTTGCGAAAGAAGGCCGACTAAAACAGACGATAGCTCTGCTAAAACAGCTGATTGACGAATACCCGGACTTTGTTGCGCCACGTCTTGAGATGGCGGACATCCATTTCCAGACCGGATCGGCCAACCTGGCAATCAAAGGGTATCGCGAGTCCATCAAGCAAGCACCGGAGCTGGATGAACTCGTACTTCGGCTTGGTGACCTTTATAACGCAACAGATCACCCCGAGCTGGCGCTTGAACAATATCGATTATTTCTCAACCGCCAGCCCGACTCTTCATATGCGCTAAACCAGGCAGCGGCGACCCTGTCATCGCTACTCGACCAGCCGTCCAAAGCGCTTCCTCTGGCTCAAAAAGCTTTTGAACTCACTCCAGACAACTACAACGTTGCAGATACACTAATCAGCATCTACCTCAAGCTAGGCAGAGAACAAGAGGCGGAGCAGGTGGCCAGGTCCTTCAACACCACACTTTGACCCAAACCATTCGGCCAGGTCCGACGTATTCCGCGACATCGAAGACAAAGCCTTTGACAACCGGGAATGCAGCCATGGCAAACCTGATTCTGATTCTAGGCGATCAATTAACGACAGATATAAGCGCCCTGAACGGTGCTGACCGGGACCAGGATCTGATCGTGATGGCCGAAGTCCATGATGAAGCCAGCTACACCAACCATCACAAGAAGAAAATCGTGCTTCTGTTCAGTGCCATGCGCCACTTTGCCAGACAGCTGCAAGACGATGGCTGGCAGGTTCATTACCAGGCCTATCACCCGGACAATGAGCACCAAAGCCTTGAAGCGGTAGTTGCTGATCAGGCAGGGCAGATAAACGCGGACAAGGTGCTCACGACTGAGTGCGGCGAATGGCGGCTGCATGAGCAGGTCAGCCAGTGGCATGAACGTCTCGGGTTGCCGGTGGAGATCCGGCCCGATACGCGCTTTATTGCGAGCAAACAGGAATTTGTCGACTGGGCCCAAGGCCGAAAACAGCTGCGCATGGAGTTCTTTTACCGGGAAATGCGGCGGAAAACCGGGTTGTTGATGACGCCGGAAGGTAAGCCGGAGGGCGGTCAGTGGAACTTCGATGCGGACAACCGGAAAAAGTGGACGGGCAAACCACCGGCACCCGCGCCCTTTCGGGTGGAGCCCGATGCGATTACCCGGGAGGTTATTGAACTGGTCAACGAACACCTGTCTGATCACTTTGGCACTACCGAGGATTTCCATTTCGCCGTCTCTGCGGAAGATGCCCAGGCGGCATTGGAACATTTTATCGACTTCGCCCTGCCCTGCTTCGGCGACTTCCAGGACGCCATCTCAGATACCGAGGACTGGCTGTTTCACTCCATCCTGTCGCCTTATATCAACTGTGGTCTGCTCACCCCCCTGGAGGCCTGCGAGGCAGCGGCACAGGCATGGTACACAGGACGAGCGCCGATCAACGCGGTGGAAGGCTTTATCCGGCAGATCCTGGGTTGGCGGGAGTTTGTGCGGGGGATCTACTGGCTGAATATGCCGGCGTACGCGAAGGAAAACCGCCTGGGCAATACCCGTTCGCTGCCACAGTTTTACTGGACCGGGGACACGAAGATGCGCTGCATGCACAAGGCCATTGATGCCACCCGCCGCAACGCCTATGCCCATCACATCCAGCGACTCATGGTGACCGGTAACTTTGCCCTGCTTGCCGGCGTCACGCCCGAGGAGATCTGTGACTGGTACCTGGCCGTCTATGCCGATGCCTACGACTGGGTGGAACTGCCCAATGTACTGGGCATGGTGATGCACGCCGATGGCGGATATCTGGGCTCAAAACCCTATGCCGCCAGCGGTAAATATATCCAGCGGATGTCGGATCATTGCAGTAACTGCCACTACAAGGTCAACAAGAGTACGGAAGACGATGCCTGCCCCTTTAATGCTCTGTACTGGCATTTCGTCAACCGGCACCGCAAGGACTTCGAGGCTAATCCACGCATGGGCATGATGTATCGGAACT of Marinobacter sediminum contains these proteins:
- a CDS encoding tetratricopeptide repeat protein; the encoded protein is MHAVPIEGLLDQPTEKYASGLEALKQDQFDVAESLGTNYVLNNPRDGRAHLILLLSWYGQERHGKIENHLRELDARLPDVSPSIRTSLGTLYLRNRDLTRAIDCLIDIPEQSRSSVAWSTIGETYLQLGEINNAEAAYRQALKKDEGVGETPALGLARVLMMKGEFKQALVPLRRVLMSAPRHDPTLIMAATLHLRLNQPVQAADIVKTLKQQRPHVAAVISLIALTDFANENYSQARSWFQELDARPAWKDLSVAGRALTHIQEGKTSAARTILDGESFDSQVLTAMLKAAFSQRGNANAISGHLRQMAPIWVDAKREEFDLSTALGDSTATMGAVNQSLVTAAIRHLYLSQGFPELATILPHDAAQPHDSLIEGLIASRALAKEGRLKQTIALLKQLIDEYPDFVAPRLEMADIHFQTGSANLAIKGYRESIKQAPELDELVLRLGDLYNATDHPELALEQYRLFLNRQPDSSYALNQAAATLSSLLDQPSKALPLAQKAFELTPDNYNVADTLISIYLKLGREQEAEQVARSFNTTL
- a CDS encoding cryptochrome/photolyase family protein, with product MANLILILGDQLTTDISALNGADRDQDLIVMAEVHDEASYTNHHKKKIVLLFSAMRHFARQLQDDGWQVHYQAYHPDNEHQSLEAVVADQAGQINADKVLTTECGEWRLHEQVSQWHERLGLPVEIRPDTRFIASKQEFVDWAQGRKQLRMEFFYREMRRKTGLLMTPEGKPEGGQWNFDADNRKKWTGKPPAPAPFRVEPDAITREVIELVNEHLSDHFGTTEDFHFAVSAEDAQAALEHFIDFALPCFGDFQDAISDTEDWLFHSILSPYINCGLLTPLEACEAAAQAWYTGRAPINAVEGFIRQILGWREFVRGIYWLNMPAYAKENRLGNTRSLPQFYWTGDTKMRCMHKAIDATRRNAYAHHIQRLMVTGNFALLAGVTPEEICDWYLAVYADAYDWVELPNVLGMVMHADGGYLGSKPYAASGKYIQRMSDHCSNCHYKVNKSTEDDACPFNALYWHFVNRHRKDFEANPRMGMMYRNWDKQKPERRDALLQRAESLLAQVEQL